In a single window of the Salvelinus alpinus chromosome 15, SLU_Salpinus.1, whole genome shotgun sequence genome:
- the LOC139539888 gene encoding partitioning defective 6 homolog alpha-like, with amino-acid sequence MVQSAGVQRANMSRHQRTPLKNTNNVVEVKSKFEAEYRRFALKKSGTGGFQEFYRLLQTVHRIPGVEVLLGYADIYGDLLPINNDDNFYKALSSANPLLRIIIQKRDVDEPVVFATTSLQRRKKGLAGLLPAQQKTKPGLMIGHPQDFRQISSIIDVDILPETHRRVRLHKHGTHKPLGFYIRDGVSVRVTPQGVEKVPGVFISRLVRGGLAESTGLLGVNDEILEVNGIDVDGKSLDQVTDMMVANSHNLIVTVKPANQRNNVVLRGTKVSVGGNSSSGSVGSAFSHDLAPSPASQGVSHYSNSNSVAEGDSDEDGDLIIESDILPYLPHHCVSNGNGSHRAFPLSSSLGQRPLPQSIFLPSSGSLSDSKASLSSLTTPTHNGSPTKTSSSQESMREDGNIITM; translated from the exons TTTGAGGCAGAGTACAGACGTTTCGCTCTGAAGAAGAGCGGCACCGGTGGCTTTCAGGAGTTCTACCGACTGCTGCAGACTGTTCACCGCATCCCCGGTGTGGAGGTGCTGCTGGGATATGCGGACATCTATGGTGACCTGCTGCCAATCAACAACGATGACAACTTCTACAAGGCCCTGTCCTCAGCCAATCCACTACTCAGGATCATCATCCAGAAGAGAG atgTGGATGAGCCTGTGGTCTTTGCCACCACCTCCCTGCAGAGGAGGAAAAAGGGTCTGGCAGGGTTGCTCCCGGCACAGCAGAAGACCAAACCAGGCCTGATGATTGGCCATCCCCAGGACTTCCGCCAGATCTCCTCCATCATCGATGTCGACATCCTGCCCGAGACACACCGGCGCGTCCGCCTGCACAAGCACGGTACCCACAAGCCCCTGGGTTTCTATATCCGGGACGGGGTGAGCGTGCGGGTCACGCCTCAGGGAGTGGAGAAGGTGCCTGGTGTCTTTATCTCCCGGCTGGTGCGTGGAGGCCTGGCTGAGAGCACAGGCCTGCTGGGGGTCAACGATGAGATCCTGGAGGTCAACGGCATTGACGTGGACGGCAAGTCTCTGGACCAGGTGACAGACATGATGGTGGCCAACAGCCACAACCTGATCGTGACGGTGAAGCCAGCCAACCAGCGCAATAACGTGGTTCTCCGAGGAACCAAGGTCTCGGTAGGGGGGAACAGCTCCTCTGGATCCGTAGGCTCCGCATTCTCCCATGACTTGGCCCCCAGCCCCGCCTCTCAAGGTGtcagtcactatagcaacagtaACAGTGTGGCGGAGGGCGACAGCGACGAGGATGGAGACCTTATCATTGAGAGTGACATCCTGCCATACCTGCCCCACCACTGTGTGTCCAATGGTAATGGCAGCCACAGGGCGTTTCCATTATCCTCGTCACTGGGGCAACGGCCCCTCCCCCAGAGCATTTTCCTGCCCAGCAGCGGCTCTCTGTCAGACAGCAAGGCCTCTCTGAGCTCCCTGACCACCCCTACACACAACGGCAGCCCCACCAAGACCAGCAGCAGCCAGGAGAGCATGAGAGAGGATGGGAACATCATCACAATGTAA